In Euphorbia lathyris chromosome 9, ddEupLath1.1, whole genome shotgun sequence, the following are encoded in one genomic region:
- the LOC136205190 gene encoding uncharacterized protein isoform X2: MCRWANNYLCNGRTVFTTFEDYIFGHPVKAVILRKDIRELADLAPIGCGPILYYMRHLYDVIVNNDRLDTTFSLVDPNITNHIERVHKIGEKIKFLTERYEQSGNKCLYLIPRNKESIISFYHEKVLVKWICPV; this comes from the exons ATGTGTAGATGGGCtaacaattatttatgtaatgggAGGACAGTTTTTACCACGTTTGAAGATTACATTTTTGGTCATCCGGTGAAAGCAGTTATATTGAGGAAGGATATTCGTGAATTGGCTGATCTAGCTCCAATAGGCTGTGGCCCAATTTTGTATTACATgag GCACCTTTATGATGTGATTGTGAATAATGATAGATTGGATACCACCTTCTCCCTTGTTGATCCAAACATAACTAATCATATTGAAAGAGTTCATAAGATTGGGGAGAAGATCAAGTTTTTGACTGAGAGATATGAACAGTCCGGCAACAAATGTTTGTATCTGATACCGCGAAACAAAGA atctattatttctttttatcatgAGAAGGTTTTGGTAAAATGGATTTGCCCTGTG tga
- the LOC136205190 gene encoding uncharacterized protein isoform X1, producing the protein MCRWANNYLCNGRTVFTTFEDYIFGHPVKAVILRKDIRELADLAPIGCGPILYYMRHLYDVIVNNDRLDTTFSLVDPNITNHIERVHKIGEKIKFLTERYEQSGNKCLYLIPRNKESIISFYHEKVLVKWICPVNIPSQKDTKSCGYYVMKYMDDIVSEKVLKIDNIVSVYSLNNWCFFFEQLVFIFGTMSFNI; encoded by the exons ATGTGTAGATGGGCtaacaattatttatgtaatgggAGGACAGTTTTTACCACGTTTGAAGATTACATTTTTGGTCATCCGGTGAAAGCAGTTATATTGAGGAAGGATATTCGTGAATTGGCTGATCTAGCTCCAATAGGCTGTGGCCCAATTTTGTATTACATgag GCACCTTTATGATGTGATTGTGAATAATGATAGATTGGATACCACCTTCTCCCTTGTTGATCCAAACATAACTAATCATATTGAAAGAGTTCATAAGATTGGGGAGAAGATCAAGTTTTTGACTGAGAGATATGAACAGTCCGGCAACAAATGTTTGTATCTGATACCGCGAAACAAAGA atctattatttctttttatcatgAGAAGGTTTTGGTAAAATGGATTTGCCCTGTG AATATTCCATCTCAGAAAGATACAAAAAGCTGTGGGTATTATGTAATGAAGTATATGGATGATATAGTGTCTGAGAAGGTGTTGAAAATTGATAATATTGTAAGTGTTTATTCTTTGAACAATTGGTGTTTTTTCTTTGAACAATTGGTGTTTATTTTTGGAACAATGAGTTTTAATATATGA